The DNA region ATATCTCTCGACGAGGTCGACCGGGGTATCCTCTTTGCACTGCAGGAGGACGCCCGGAACACGACTATCGACGAGATTGCACAACAGGTCGAGGTCTCTCCGAGCACGGTCCGTAACCGTATCGACCGTCTCGAAGACGAAGGCATCATCGAGGGGTACTACATCAAGGTCGACTACGAGAAAGCCGCGTTCCCGCTG from Haloarchaeobius amylolyticus includes:
- a CDS encoding Lrp/AsnC family transcriptional regulator, which codes for MGSISLDEVDRGILFALQEDARNTTIDEIAQQVEVSPSTVRNRIDRLEDEGIIEGYYIKVDYEKAAFPLHVLFTCSAPTEERESLAREALESRGVVDVREMLTSKRNLFIEAVATDTQDL